In Amycolatopsis endophytica, the following are encoded in one genomic region:
- the pcaH gene encoding protocatechuate 3,4-dioxygenase subunit beta, producing MAAPTSDRLILPRYRRDPDGTHAPLNSPGYRSTQLRHPKQPLVLLPQMLTEVTGPLLGPGRLGELDNDLTRQHAEEPQGQRILVHGRLLDGDGRGIPHSLVEIWQANAGGRYRHIGDNWPAPLDPNFDGVGRTVTDSEGRYEFTTIKPGAYPWKNHDNAWRPAHIHFSVFGQAFTQRLVTQMYFPDDPLFFQDPIYNSIPDEKARQRMISRFDFSRTTDHWALAFEFDIVVRGREASVFEEEEDEDE from the coding sequence ATGGCAGCACCGACGAGTGACAGGCTGATCCTGCCGCGCTACCGGCGGGACCCCGACGGCACGCACGCGCCGCTGAACTCGCCCGGCTACCGCTCGACGCAACTCCGGCACCCGAAGCAGCCGCTGGTCCTGTTGCCGCAGATGCTCACCGAGGTCACCGGCCCGCTGCTCGGGCCGGGCCGCCTCGGCGAACTGGACAACGACCTCACCCGCCAGCACGCGGAAGAGCCGCAGGGGCAGCGCATCCTGGTGCACGGCCGCCTCCTCGACGGCGACGGTCGCGGCATCCCGCACTCGCTGGTCGAGATCTGGCAGGCCAACGCGGGCGGCCGCTACCGGCACATCGGCGACAACTGGCCCGCCCCCCTGGACCCGAACTTCGACGGTGTCGGCCGCACGGTCACCGACTCGGAGGGCCGCTACGAGTTCACCACCATCAAGCCGGGCGCGTATCCGTGGAAGAACCACGACAACGCCTGGCGCCCGGCGCACATCCACTTCTCGGTGTTCGGGCAGGCGTTCACGCAGCGCCTGGTGACGCAGATGTACTTCCCGGACGATCCGCTGTTCTTCCAGGACCCGATCTACAACTCGATCCCGGACGAGAAGGCGCGGCAGCGGATGATCTCGCGGTTCGACTTCAGCCGCACGACCGACCACTGGGCGCTGGCCTTCGAGTTCGACATCGTGGTGCGCGGCCGGGAAGCCTCGGTCTTCGAAGAAGAGGAGGACGAGGACGAATGA
- a CDS encoding IclR family transcriptional regulator — MEPVERGAHHVQSLERGLAVIRAFGAGSPELTLSDVARSTGLTRAAARRFLLTLADLGYVRTDGKYFSLTARVLELGYAFLSSMTLPEVAQPHLERLSAEVRESSSVSVLEGADIVYVARVAVSRIMTVSINVGTRFPAYATSMGHVLLAGLDDAGFAEYLEHADLQRLTSHTLTSPAELRRELGSVRQQGWALVDQELEEGLRSVAAPIRDRHGRVVAAVNVSTHASRTPRETVVVEMVPPLLAAAKRIEDDLAVAPVQARRG, encoded by the coding sequence ATGGAACCGGTCGAGCGGGGCGCGCACCACGTCCAGTCGCTGGAACGCGGCCTGGCCGTGATCCGCGCGTTCGGCGCCGGGTCGCCGGAGCTGACGCTGTCCGATGTGGCCCGCTCGACCGGCCTGACCCGGGCCGCCGCGCGGCGGTTCCTGCTGACGCTCGCCGACCTCGGGTACGTGCGCACCGACGGCAAGTACTTCTCGCTCACGGCGCGCGTGCTGGAGCTGGGGTATGCGTTCCTGTCCAGCATGACGCTGCCCGAGGTGGCGCAGCCGCACCTGGAGCGGCTCTCAGCCGAGGTGCGTGAGTCGAGTTCGGTGTCGGTGCTGGAGGGCGCGGACATCGTCTACGTCGCGCGGGTGGCGGTGTCGCGGATCATGACGGTGAGCATCAACGTCGGCACCCGGTTCCCGGCCTACGCGACGTCGATGGGGCACGTGCTGCTCGCCGGGCTGGACGACGCGGGCTTCGCGGAGTACCTGGAGCACGCGGACCTGCAGCGGCTCACCTCGCACACCCTCACCTCCCCCGCCGAGCTGCGCCGCGAACTCGGTTCGGTACGGCAGCAGGGGTGGGCGCTGGTCGACCAGGAGCTGGAGGAGGGCCTGCGGTCGGTCGCGGCGCCGATCCGGGACCGGCACGGCAGGGTGGTCGCCGCGGTGAACGTGTCCACGCACGCCAGCCGGACGCCGCGGGAGACGGTGGTGGTGGAGATGGTGCCGCCGCTGCTGGCCGCGGCCAAGCGCATCGAGGACGATCTGGCCGTCGCTCCCGTGCAGGCCCGCCGTGGCTGA
- a CDS encoding AAA family ATPase, which translates to MKVNSPEELATELDRVGYLADEGAATAAFLALRMQRPLFCEGEPGTGKTSLAVSLSEAFGLPLVRLQCHEGIDAAQALYEWDFPRQLLHLRALEAGSETLDVDAAEQSLFTERFLLARPLLRALKEAPCVLLVDEIDRADDEFEAFLLQLLDENAVTIPEFGEIRASQPPLVLLTSNRTREVHDALKRRCLYHWLEHPDLSREVAILRRRLPGIGERLATQVAVAVRRLRELELLKPPGIAESLDWAQALVALNRSELDAENAARTLGAVLKYSEDLDRVRAKLDSILS; encoded by the coding sequence GTGAAGGTCAACTCACCCGAAGAGCTGGCGACGGAGCTGGACCGGGTCGGCTACCTTGCCGACGAGGGTGCCGCCACCGCCGCGTTCCTCGCGTTGCGGATGCAGCGCCCGTTGTTCTGCGAAGGCGAACCCGGCACGGGGAAGACCTCGCTGGCCGTCTCGTTGTCGGAGGCGTTCGGCCTGCCGTTGGTGCGGTTGCAGTGCCACGAGGGGATCGACGCGGCGCAGGCACTGTACGAATGGGACTTCCCGCGCCAGCTGCTGCACCTGCGCGCACTGGAAGCGGGCAGCGAGACGCTGGACGTGGACGCCGCCGAGCAGTCCCTGTTCACGGAGCGTTTCCTGCTGGCCCGCCCGTTGCTGCGCGCGCTCAAGGAAGCGCCGTGCGTGCTGCTGGTCGACGAGATCGACCGGGCCGACGACGAGTTCGAAGCCTTCCTGTTGCAGCTGCTCGACGAGAACGCCGTGACGATCCCCGAGTTCGGCGAGATCCGTGCCTCGCAACCACCGTTGGTGCTGCTGACCTCCAACCGCACCCGCGAGGTCCACGACGCGTTGAAGCGCCGGTGTCTTTACCATTGGCTGGAACACCCCGACCTGTCCCGCGAGGTCGCCATCCTGCGCCGCCGCCTGCCCGGAATCGGCGAACGTCTCGCCACCCAGGTGGCGGTTGCCGTTCGCCGGCTGCGTGAGCTGGAGCTACTGAAGCCCCCCGGCATCGCGGAGTCGCTGGACTGGGCGCAGGCGCTGGTGGCGCTCAACCGCAGCGAGCTGGACGCCGAAAACGCGGCCCGCACGCTGGGCGCGGTGCTCAAGTACTCGGAAGACCTCGATCGCGTACGAGCAAAACTGGACTCGATCCTGTCCTGA
- the pcaB gene encoding 3-carboxy-cis,cis-muconate cycloisomerase encodes MSDLFDPVLAAGPVRDEVADPAWLRALLDAEAALAGAEADAGVIPREHADRIASVARDGRFDIAAIGAKSVGVGNPAAPLVRELTAQVGGEAGRVVHLGATSQDIVDTAAMLVSARALAVLLADVEACADSLAALAREHIGTVQAGRTLLQQALPVTFGFQVAGWLSGIDAAAERLRGQRLAVQLGGATGTLAALGQRGPEVLAAFARRLELDEPVLPWHTERTRIAELAGALGELCGVIAGITRSLVLLAQTEVGEVAEVAEGSGGSSTMPHKRNPVAAVAAGAAAQQAPGLVATLLGAMTQEHQRAAGSWHAEWRPLTELFRSAGSAVHWLRTSLDRLRVDTARMRDNLDITGGALLSERVTTALAAETGRLEAHDAVSACTRRALAGEGALADLLAEDPLVGKHLSRERIGELLDPADYLGSARVFVERVLEKRKGTS; translated from the coding sequence ATGTCTGACCTGTTCGACCCGGTGCTCGCGGCCGGGCCGGTGCGCGACGAGGTCGCGGACCCGGCCTGGCTGCGGGCCCTGCTCGACGCGGAGGCGGCGCTGGCAGGCGCGGAGGCGGACGCGGGCGTGATCCCGCGCGAGCACGCCGACCGGATCGCCTCCGTGGCCCGTGACGGCCGGTTCGATATCGCCGCGATCGGCGCGAAGTCCGTCGGGGTCGGCAACCCGGCCGCGCCACTGGTCCGGGAGCTGACCGCCCAGGTCGGCGGCGAAGCGGGCCGGGTCGTGCACCTCGGTGCGACCAGCCAGGACATCGTGGACACCGCCGCGATGCTGGTGTCCGCGCGGGCGCTGGCCGTGCTGCTGGCCGACGTCGAGGCGTGCGCGGACAGCCTCGCCGCGCTGGCCCGTGAGCACATCGGCACCGTCCAAGCGGGACGGACGTTGCTGCAGCAGGCGTTGCCGGTGACGTTCGGGTTCCAGGTCGCGGGCTGGTTGTCCGGGATCGACGCGGCGGCCGAGCGGTTGCGTGGGCAGCGGCTCGCGGTGCAGCTGGGCGGGGCGACCGGCACGCTCGCCGCGCTGGGGCAGCGGGGGCCGGAGGTGCTGGCGGCCTTCGCCCGTCGCCTGGAGCTGGACGAACCCGTGCTGCCCTGGCACACCGAGCGCACGCGCATCGCGGAACTGGCCGGTGCGCTCGGCGAACTGTGCGGGGTGATCGCCGGGATCACGCGGTCGCTGGTGCTGCTGGCGCAGACCGAGGTCGGGGAGGTGGCCGAGGTCGCCGAGGGCAGCGGCGGCTCGTCGACCATGCCGCACAAGCGGAATCCGGTCGCCGCGGTGGCCGCGGGCGCGGCCGCCCAGCAGGCACCGGGGCTCGTCGCGACCCTGCTGGGTGCGATGACGCAGGAGCACCAGCGCGCCGCCGGTTCGTGGCACGCCGAATGGCGCCCGCTGACCGAACTGTTCCGCAGCGCCGGATCCGCGGTGCACTGGCTGCGCACCAGCCTCGACCGGTTGCGGGTCGACACCGCGCGGATGCGGGACAACCTGGACATCACCGGCGGCGCCCTGCTGTCCGAACGCGTCACGACCGCGCTCGCGGCAGAGACCGGACGGCTCGAAGCACACGACGCGGTGAGCGCGTGCACCCGTCGCGCCTTGGCCGGTGAGGGTGCGCTGGCCGACCTGCTGGCCGAGGATCCGCTGGTGGGCAAGCACCTGTCGCGCGAGCGCATCGGCGAACTGCTGGACCCGGCCGATTACCTGGGGAGCGCGCGCGTCTTCGTCGAACGGGTGCTGGAGAAGCGGAAGGGAACTTCGTGA
- a CDS encoding nucleotidyltransferase family protein — protein sequence MADCAGLLLAAGAGRRMGRPKALVELDGEPLVRRALRVLADGGCDPVRVVVGARASEVRALLPSPELAVDSPDWSSGMGASLRAGLRALPEASAVLVHLVDLPGVDARIVARLLSSASTEVVARAAYDGVPGHPVLLGRRWWSEVADGASGDRGARDWLRGRDDLRLIECADLGGGDDVDTPADLRP from the coding sequence GTGGCTGACTGCGCCGGGTTGCTGCTCGCGGCGGGCGCCGGCCGCCGGATGGGGCGGCCGAAGGCGCTGGTCGAGCTGGACGGGGAACCGTTGGTGCGCCGGGCTTTGCGGGTGCTGGCCGACGGTGGTTGCGACCCGGTTCGGGTCGTGGTGGGTGCCCGGGCTTCGGAGGTGCGTGCTCTGTTGCCGTCGCCCGAGCTGGCGGTCGATTCACCGGACTGGTCCAGCGGTATGGGTGCGTCGCTGCGGGCCGGTCTGCGGGCGTTGCCGGAGGCTTCGGCGGTGCTGGTGCACCTGGTCGACCTGCCAGGGGTGGACGCCCGGATCGTCGCGCGGTTGTTGTCATCGGCCTCGACGGAGGTCGTCGCCCGCGCCGCCTACGACGGTGTGCCGGGGCACCCGGTGCTGCTGGGACGGCGCTGGTGGAGCGAGGTCGCGGACGGCGCCTCGGGCGATCGTGGCGCCCGCGACTGGCTCCGCGGCCGGGACGATTTACGGTTGATCGAGTGCGCTGACCTGGGCGGCGGCGATGACGTGGACACGCCGGCCGACTTGAGGCCTTAG
- the pcaG gene encoding protocatechuate 3,4-dioxygenase subunit alpha — protein MTTPSQTVGPYLAIGLPWDDGPTVVPVGTPGAVWIRGVVTDGEGMPIPDAMIETWQADPQGRFDHPDDPRGRVEGFRGFGRCPTKPDGSYEILTLLPGAIPGEDGAAQAPHIDVSVFARGLLHRVVTRIYFPENTEANAADAVLGSVPEERRDTLIAEKSEDGYRFDVRLQGGAETVFFDV, from the coding sequence ATGACCACCCCTTCGCAGACCGTCGGCCCCTACCTCGCGATCGGCCTGCCCTGGGACGACGGCCCGACCGTGGTTCCGGTGGGCACGCCGGGCGCCGTGTGGATCCGGGGTGTCGTCACCGACGGCGAGGGCATGCCCATCCCCGACGCGATGATCGAGACCTGGCAGGCCGATCCACAGGGCCGCTTCGACCATCCGGACGATCCGCGCGGCCGCGTCGAGGGCTTCCGCGGTTTCGGGCGCTGCCCGACCAAACCGGACGGTTCCTACGAGATCCTGACCCTGCTTCCGGGCGCGATCCCTGGCGAGGACGGGGCGGCGCAGGCCCCGCACATCGACGTGTCGGTGTTCGCGCGCGGGCTGCTGCACCGGGTCGTCACGCGGATCTACTTCCCGGAGAACACCGAGGCCAACGCCGCGGACGCGGTGCTCGGCTCGGTGCCGGAGGAGCGCCGCGACACGCTGATCGCGGAGAAGTCCGAAGACGGGTACCGCTTCGACGTGCGCCTGCAGGGTGGCGCTGAAACAGTGTTCTTCGATGTCTGA
- the pcaD gene encoding 3-oxoadipate enol-lactonase has product MKVHHETAGDGDVVVLSNSIGSTLRMWEPQVKPLVDNGFRVVRYDTRGHGKSDVPPGPYSIADLGGDVVELLDTLAVESAHFVGLSLGGMTGAWLGQHAPSRIRTLALTFTSVKPGNVEMWTGRARQVRAEGMGEIAEGSIGRWFTRDWISAHPELAAELQQMTATTPAEGYASCCEAIAGLDLTAALSTVSAPTLVISGADDAALPSSHGQVIADGIPDARFEVLGHAAHLGSYEQAERFTGLILEHVKGTR; this is encoded by the coding sequence GTGAAGGTCCACCACGAGACCGCGGGTGACGGTGACGTGGTCGTGCTGAGCAACTCCATCGGCAGCACCCTGCGGATGTGGGAACCGCAGGTGAAGCCGTTGGTGGACAACGGCTTCCGCGTCGTCCGGTACGACACGCGCGGTCATGGGAAGTCGGACGTGCCGCCCGGGCCGTACTCGATCGCCGATCTCGGCGGTGACGTCGTCGAGCTGCTCGACACGCTCGCGGTCGAGTCCGCGCACTTCGTCGGCCTGTCCCTGGGCGGGATGACCGGCGCCTGGCTCGGGCAGCACGCGCCGTCGCGGATCAGGACGCTGGCCCTGACGTTCACCTCGGTCAAACCCGGCAACGTCGAGATGTGGACCGGCCGCGCGCGGCAGGTGCGGGCCGAGGGGATGGGCGAGATCGCCGAGGGCAGCATCGGCCGCTGGTTCACCCGGGACTGGATCTCCGCGCACCCGGAACTGGCCGCCGAACTCCAGCAGATGACCGCGACGACCCCCGCCGAGGGTTACGCGTCCTGCTGCGAGGCGATCGCCGGGCTCGACCTGACCGCCGCGTTGTCCACGGTCAGTGCGCCGACGCTGGTGATTTCCGGCGCCGACGACGCCGCGCTGCCGTCCTCGCACGGCCAGGTCATCGCCGACGGTATTCCGGACGCGCGGTTCGAAGTTCTCGGCCATGCCGCCCATCTGGGCAGCTACGAGCAGGCGGAGCGGTTCACCGGGTTGATCCTGGAACACGTGAAGGGGACGCGATGA
- a CDS encoding CoA transferase subunit A, with amino-acid sequence MAEITSLRDAVAQLVHDGDTVALEGFTHLIPHAAGQEIIRQRRTDLTLVRMTPDIVYDQLIGAGCAKKLIFSWGGNPGVGSLHRFRDAVQNSWPVPLEIEEHSHAGMANRYVAGASGLPFAVLRGYRGTDLPKHTDTIKTITCPFTGEELAAVPAINPDVSIIHAQRADRAGNVQMWGLVGVQKEAVLAAKRSLVTVEEVVDELTPVPGQVILPTWAVTTVAEVPNGAHPSYAAGYSERDNEYYAYWDSIGRERDSFQQWLEEKVFTTEVAQ; translated from the coding sequence ATGGCCGAGATCACGTCGCTCCGTGACGCCGTCGCCCAGCTGGTGCACGACGGGGACACGGTCGCCCTCGAAGGATTCACCCACCTCATCCCGCACGCCGCGGGGCAGGAGATCATCCGCCAGCGGCGCACGGACCTCACGCTGGTCCGGATGACCCCGGACATCGTCTACGACCAGCTCATCGGTGCCGGCTGCGCGAAGAAGCTGATCTTCTCGTGGGGCGGCAACCCGGGCGTGGGCTCGCTGCACCGGTTCCGCGACGCCGTCCAGAACTCGTGGCCGGTGCCGCTGGAGATCGAGGAGCACAGCCACGCGGGTATGGCCAACCGCTACGTCGCCGGCGCCTCCGGGCTGCCGTTCGCCGTGCTGCGCGGCTACCGGGGCACCGACCTGCCGAAGCACACGGACACGATCAAGACCATCACCTGCCCGTTCACCGGCGAGGAACTGGCCGCGGTGCCCGCGATCAACCCGGACGTGTCGATCATCCACGCGCAGCGGGCCGACCGCGCGGGCAACGTGCAGATGTGGGGCCTGGTCGGAGTGCAGAAGGAAGCGGTGCTGGCCGCGAAGCGCAGCCTGGTCACGGTCGAGGAGGTCGTCGACGAGCTGACCCCGGTCCCCGGCCAGGTCATCCTGCCGACCTGGGCCGTCACGACCGTCGCCGAGGTCCCGAACGGCGCACATCCCTCGTACGCGGCGGGGTACTCGGAACGCGACAACGAGTACTACGCGTATTGGGATTCCATTGGGCGGGAGAGGGACTCGTTCCAGCAGTGGCTTGAGGAGAAGGTATTCACGACGGAGGTGGCCCAGTGA
- the pcaC gene encoding 4-carboxymuconolactone decarboxylase, protein MSDELYDAGMKVRREVLGDAHVDRASENATEFTQKFQDYITRAAWGSIWTRDGLDRKTRSCITLAVLTALHCHGEIAMHVRAAVGNGLTADEIGEVLLHAGVYAGVPAANEAFAIAQKTLAEMGEPTAQ, encoded by the coding sequence ATGAGCGACGAACTGTACGACGCCGGCATGAAGGTCCGGCGCGAGGTGCTCGGCGACGCGCACGTCGACCGCGCGTCGGAGAACGCGACCGAGTTCACCCAGAAGTTCCAGGACTACATCACCCGCGCCGCGTGGGGCTCGATCTGGACCCGTGACGGCCTGGACCGCAAGACCCGCAGCTGCATCACGCTGGCCGTGCTCACCGCGCTGCACTGCCACGGCGAGATCGCGATGCACGTCCGCGCCGCCGTCGGCAACGGGCTGACCGCCGACGAGATCGGCGAGGTGCTGCTGCACGCGGGCGTGTACGCGGGGGTGCCCGCGGCGAACGAGGCGTTCGCCATCGCGCAGAAGACGCTGGCCGAGATGGGAGAGCCCACCGCGCAGTAG
- a CDS encoding thiolase family protein: MSEAYVLDAIRTPFGRYGGALAKVRPDDLAAHVLRELASRSDLDPGTIDEVVLGDANQAGEDNRNVARMAALLAGWPTTVPGTTVNRLCGSGLDAVMQASRTIATGDASLVVAGGVESMSRAPMILLKPEKAYSPATQTLHSSTLGWRMVNPEMPEQWTISLGESTERLAESYGISREAQDEFALRSHLHAAKAWDAGFYDDHVVPVPGTDLIRDEGIRGDSTLEKLAKLKPAFRKDGTITAGNASPLNDGASAVLLGDQAAADRIGRTPLARIAGRGAAGVDPDVFGIGPVRAAEIALERAGIGWDQLAAVELNEAFAAQCLACFADWPKLDPAIVNVNGGAIAIGHPLGASGGRVLASLAYELRRRGGGYGLAAICIGVGQGLAVVLEA, encoded by the coding sequence ATGAGCGAGGCGTACGTTCTCGACGCGATCCGGACCCCGTTCGGCCGCTACGGCGGCGCGCTCGCGAAGGTCCGCCCGGACGACCTCGCCGCGCACGTCCTCCGCGAACTGGCCTCCCGCAGCGACCTCGACCCCGGCACGATCGACGAGGTCGTGCTCGGCGACGCCAACCAGGCCGGGGAGGACAACCGCAACGTCGCGCGGATGGCCGCGCTGCTCGCGGGCTGGCCGACCACGGTGCCCGGCACCACGGTGAACCGCCTGTGCGGTTCCGGCCTGGACGCCGTGATGCAGGCCAGCCGCACCATCGCCACCGGTGACGCCTCCCTGGTCGTCGCGGGCGGCGTGGAGTCGATGAGCCGCGCGCCGATGATCCTGCTCAAGCCGGAGAAGGCGTACTCGCCCGCCACGCAGACGCTGCATTCCAGCACGCTGGGCTGGCGCATGGTCAACCCGGAGATGCCCGAGCAGTGGACGATCTCGCTGGGCGAGAGCACCGAGCGGCTGGCGGAGTCCTACGGCATCAGCCGCGAGGCGCAGGACGAGTTCGCGCTGCGCAGCCACCTCCACGCGGCGAAGGCGTGGGATGCGGGCTTCTACGACGACCACGTCGTGCCCGTCCCCGGCACCGACCTGATCCGCGACGAGGGCATTCGCGGCGATTCGACGCTGGAGAAGCTGGCCAAGCTCAAGCCCGCGTTCCGCAAGGACGGCACCATCACCGCGGGCAACGCCTCGCCGCTCAACGATGGTGCCTCCGCCGTCCTGCTGGGTGATCAGGCGGCGGCCGACCGGATCGGCAGGACGCCGCTGGCGCGCATCGCCGGGCGCGGCGCGGCGGGTGTCGATCCGGACGTGTTCGGCATCGGCCCGGTGCGTGCCGCCGAGATCGCGCTGGAACGCGCCGGGATCGGCTGGGACCAGCTGGCCGCGGTGGAGCTGAACGAGGCGTTCGCCGCGCAGTGCCTGGCCTGTTTCGCCGACTGGCCGAAGCTCGACCCGGCGATCGTCAACGTCAACGGCGGCGCCATCGCGATCGGGCACCCGCTCGGCGCCTCCGGCGGGCGCGTTCTCGCGTCGCTGGCGTACGAACTGCGCCGCCGGGGCGGTGGCTACGGTCTGGCCGCGATCTGCATCGGCGTTGGCCAGGGGCTCGCGGTCGTGCTGGAAGCGTGA
- a CDS encoding CoA-transferase subunit beta gives MMSVAAARALSGGQKVFVGIGLPSTAANLARRTHADDLVLIYESGTLGSKPTRLPASIGDGILADTADAVISVPEVFNYWLQPGRIDVGFLGAAQLDKFGNINTTVIGTDYADPKVRLPGAGGAPEIAASCHEVYVVVRQSKRSFVDQVDFITSFGHGRGKGEREKLGLPGAGPTLVITDLGVMRPDPETAELVLTQIHEGVTVEQVREATGWDLKVAPELGTTPAPTEAELAALRALKAAR, from the coding sequence ATGATGTCCGTTGCGGCGGCGCGGGCCCTCTCCGGCGGCCAGAAGGTGTTCGTCGGCATCGGCCTGCCCTCCACCGCGGCCAACCTCGCGCGCCGTACCCACGCCGACGACCTCGTGCTCATCTACGAGTCCGGCACGCTCGGTTCGAAGCCGACCCGGCTGCCCGCGTCGATCGGCGACGGCATCCTCGCCGACACCGCGGACGCCGTGATCAGCGTGCCGGAGGTGTTCAACTACTGGCTGCAGCCCGGCCGCATCGACGTCGGCTTCCTCGGCGCCGCCCAGCTGGACAAGTTCGGCAACATCAACACCACCGTGATCGGCACCGACTACGCCGATCCGAAGGTCCGCCTGCCCGGTGCCGGTGGTGCCCCGGAGATCGCCGCGAGCTGCCACGAGGTCTACGTCGTCGTGCGGCAGAGCAAGCGCAGCTTCGTCGACCAGGTCGACTTCATCACCTCGTTCGGCCACGGCCGCGGCAAGGGCGAGCGGGAGAAGCTGGGCCTGCCCGGCGCCGGTCCGACCTTGGTGATCACCGATCTCGGCGTGATGCGGCCGGACCCGGAGACCGCTGAGCTGGTGCTGACCCAGATCCACGAGGGCGTCACGGTCGAGCAGGTCAGGGAGGCGACCGGCTGGGACCTCAAGGTCGCGCCGGAGCTGGGGACCACGCCCGCGCCGACCGAGGCCGAGCTCGCGGCCCTGCGTGCGTTGAAGGCGGCGCGATGA
- a CDS encoding 2-hydroxyacid dehydrogenase, whose product MRIVVTRRIPEAAMVVLRETGEVWMSGEDRPLTPEELREAVRGADAVVGMLHDRIDGTVADAAGPQLKVVANVAVGYDNVDVPALAERGVTVTNTPGVLTDATADLAFGLLLAVTRRLGEGERLLRARQPWSFHLGFLLGSGLQGKTLGIVGLGQIGQAMARRARAFGMHIVYSGRSRAKPAAEAELSAEHLSFPDLLTTADVVSLHCPLTPQTRHLIDAEALGAMKHSAFLVNTTRGPVVDEPALADALLRREIAGAGLDVFEKEPEVEPRLLEMDNVVVTPHLGSATVETRTEMALLAARNVAAVLAGEGAINEVRPGGDRS is encoded by the coding sequence ATGCGAATCGTGGTGACGCGGCGGATTCCGGAAGCGGCGATGGTGGTGCTCCGCGAGACGGGCGAGGTCTGGATGTCCGGCGAAGACCGGCCCCTCACGCCCGAGGAGCTGCGCGAAGCGGTGCGCGGCGCGGACGCGGTGGTGGGCATGCTGCACGACCGCATCGACGGCACCGTGGCCGACGCGGCCGGGCCGCAACTCAAGGTCGTGGCCAACGTGGCCGTCGGCTACGACAACGTCGACGTGCCCGCGCTCGCCGAACGGGGCGTGACCGTCACGAACACTCCGGGCGTACTGACCGACGCGACCGCCGACCTGGCGTTCGGGTTGCTGCTCGCGGTCACCCGCCGCCTCGGCGAGGGCGAACGGCTGCTGCGGGCACGGCAGCCGTGGTCGTTCCACCTCGGTTTCCTGCTCGGGTCCGGACTGCAGGGCAAGACGCTCGGCATCGTCGGGCTCGGCCAGATCGGCCAGGCGATGGCCCGCCGCGCCCGCGCGTTCGGGATGCACATCGTCTACAGCGGACGGTCGCGCGCGAAACCGGCGGCCGAGGCGGAGCTGAGCGCCGAGCACCTGTCGTTCCCCGACCTGCTGACCACGGCCGACGTGGTGTCACTGCACTGCCCGCTGACCCCGCAGACGCGCCACCTCATCGACGCCGAGGCCCTGGGCGCGATGAAACACAGCGCATTCCTGGTCAACACCACGCGCGGCCCGGTCGTGGACGAGCCCGCGCTGGCCGACGCGCTGCTGCGGCGCGAGATCGCCGGGGCCGGGCTGGACGTGTTCGAGAAGGAGCCGGAAGTCGAGCCACGGCTGCTGGAGATGGACAACGTGGTCGTCACACCGCATCTCGGCTCGGCGACGGTCGAGACACGCACCGAGATGGCTCTCCTCGCGGCCCGCAACGTGGCGGCCGTGCTCGCGGGCGAAGGCGCCATTAATGAGGTGCGGCCGGGCGGTGATCGCTCCTAG